The following DNA comes from Bacteroidales bacterium.
GATGCACTACTGCAACCTGCCCTGCGCCTAATTCATAACGTAATTGCCGTACTACCTCAATGTATGGTAATGATTCTATATCACCTACTGTTCCGCCAATTTCGGTAATTACGACATCTATCTGCCCCTTATTACCCAGCAATAAGATCCGCCGTTTAATTTCATCGGTAATATGTGGGATCACCTGTACTGTTTTTCCCAGGTAATCGCCACGACGTTCTTTGGATATTACTTCCTGGTAAACCTTTCCCGTAGTAACACTATTTGCCTGGACGGTGGGTGAATCTAAAAAACGTTCATAGTGACCCAGGTCAAGATCGGTTTCGGCTCCATCCTGCGTCACAAAACATTCACCATGCTCATAAGGGTTAAGTGTTCCCGGATCAATATTTATATAAGGATCCATTTTCTGAATAGTTACTTTGTACCCTCTGGATTGGAGCAACTTTCCTATAGAAGAAGAAATGATCCCTTTACCCAATGAAGATGCAACACCGCCTGTGACGAAAATATACTTGGTGGATGTCGTTTTGTTGTTGTTTTTCACTTAAATGCCCTCTATTTGATTATCTTTTTTAATTATTGTCGTCAAGATTATCGATCAACCGGATCTTTTCTTCCAGTTCCTTCATGTCGATACGTCCTTGTTCGATCATCCGTTCTACATTAGCGATCATAGCTTCGGAATTTTTCGATTTTGAAAAGAATCCGATATTGTTTTCCCAAACGATCAGGTCATTTTGTAATTGCTGGTATTTACGAACCATCTTATCCCGTTCGGAATCCAGTTTTCCCCGTGATTGGGATGTCGTTTTTAAGTTCTCGATCTTATTTTTATACATCAACAGATTGCGGTCTTTTTTATCCAGTTTTAATGAGTCAAACTGTTTATTGACAGCATTTCTGTATTCTTCCTGTATCTTCTTCTTATATTTGATGGGAACAAAACCGATTTCACTCCATTCACGCTGGAATTCCTTTAATTGTTCAAAGTTCTTCTCGGCATCATTAGAGTGGGCAAAATCCTGTATCCTTTTTATTAAATCCTGTTTTGCTTTTAAATTATTTTCATATTCAGAATCAACAGATGAGAAATGTTTTGCTTTTTGTTCGAAGAAGTAATCACATGCCGAACGGAAACGTTTCCAGATCGATTCCCGGTATTTTGCAGGAACACTGCCTATTTCCTTCCATTTCTTCTGGAGATTGATCATATCCTCAGTGGCCGATTTCCACTCTGTGCTGTCTTTAAGGGCTTCAGCCTGAACGCAAAGATCTTCTTTTAGTTGAAGGTTATTTTCCTGTTCGACCTTTTCGTTACCGAAAAACTCTCTTTTCCGGTTAAAGAAATCATCACATGATGCATGGAAACGTTTGTATAACTTGGAATTGTCTTTTTTAGAAGTATATCCGATGGTATTCCAAAGTTTTTGTATTTCGATAATTTCTTTGGAATTCTTTTCCCATTGCGACATCGTGGTCATAGGACGCTGTGCAATTTCTTCTACTTTTTCAATTAAAGCCTCTTTTGCTTCCAGATTCTTCTGTTGCAGTTCCTTCTGGTTTTCAAAATGTTCCTGATGCTTTTTATTGATTTGGGAAGATGCTGCCTTGAAACGTTCCCAGATCTCTGTCCGCATTTCTTTCGGTACGGGGCCTATTTCTCGCCATTGATCATGTAACGTCTGGAGTACATGGAAGGCATTAATGACTGAATCATCCAGCATTAATGCTTCTGCCTTTTCACATAAATTGATCTTGGCTTCAAGATTACGTTTAAAATCAAGATCACGGAGTTCTTTGTTGATCTTGATATAATCATAGAAAACTTCCACATAATGATGGTAAGTTTCCCAAAGGTTTTTTACTTCTGATTGCGGGACCAACCCAATGGTTCTCCAGCGATTTTGTAGATCCCTGAATGATTGAAAATTGTCTCCTATGGAATCGCTGCTGTTGGTCAATTCCTTCAGTTCTTCGATAATTTTCAGCTTCTCTTCAAGATTTTGTTGTTTTTCTACTTCAAGCTGTTCCCTCTGAACATTCCGCATTTCACGGTATTTGTTCAATAGACTTTTCAGAATCAATTCTTGCGCATCTTCTTCATACACAAAATCATCTTCTTTTCCTCCATTTTCTACATAATCTTTGCGTTTCAGGTCATTTTCCGCCTTTAGTTTCTTGTAGAAATGGAATTTTATGGTGTCTATTTCATCTTTGATTGCATCCACTTCGCCATGATCAACCAGCTTACGCAAGCGTTCCACCATTTTTTCACGGTCATATTCAGAATAATCAATTACTTCTACCTCTTTTTCCTGGGTATTATCAAGAATTTCCTGGACTTCTTCTTCTTCTTCTTCTTCTTCTTTTGCTGATGTATCTTCAGGTATATCAGAAGAGATATCTTCTGCGGCTTCTGTTGTATCTTGTACCGCATCTGTAATTTCCGGATTTTCAGGCATTCCGTTACCTGTCTCATCCGGCAGATCTGCCAGAGGTTCTTCGTCCTCAACCTCGGAAGATGACTTTTCGATATTTATATCATCAGAAGCAATGACATTTTCAGGGGCAATGGAGTCATTTTCAGGGTTTTCAGGTACTATATCAGTACTGGTTTGATCCGTATTGTCCTCTTTGACAGATTGTCCTTCCGGCATTTGTACGTCGTTGGTTTCCTGAGGATTGTCCTGACCGTCTACTATTCCGGATTGTTCTTTTGGATGATTTGTCATAGCTATTTACATCAAAAAATTAAACTTTTTAGCCCACGAAAATAGGTATTTAACCTCAAATCCCCAAGAAGTTTCGAAAGTTTCTGTCGGTTATCGGTTTTATGTGCCTTTTAGGAATAGCCTTGTCGAATCAAATGCTTTCGTTCTGCCGTACTATTTCATACATCAACACGGTAGCCGCTGCTGAAACGTTTAATGAGCCTATTTTCCCTTTCACCGGAATTTTGACCAGCACATCTGCCACTTGAAGATATTCCGGGGATATTCCGGTATCTTCCGCACCCAATAATAATGCCACCGGGCCGGAGAGGTCCGGCTGGTTATACATGATTTCTCCTTTTTCAGTAGCTGCGACTATTTTCAGTCCGCTGTTTTTCAAAAATGAAAGTGTGGATTTTAGATTGTCAGTACGGCAAACAGAAATATGACTGAGTGCTCCGGCTGACGTTTTTACGGTATCTGCACTGATCAGCGCGGACCCCCTTACCGGAAACAGTATGGCATGTGCTCCGGCACATTCCGCGGAGCGGGCAATGGCCCCGATATTCCGGGTATCGGTAATTCCGTCACAGACGATAATAAAAGGTTGTTCACCAGATTCGAATAATGCAGGGATCAGGTTTTCTATACGGGCGTATTCGATGGGTGAAACAAAAGCAATGACACCCTGGTGGTTTTTGCGGGTAATCCTGTTCAGTTTTTCAACCGGGACGATCTGAATAGGTATACTGTTGTTGCGTAACAAACCCAGTAGTTTTTTGTACTGATCGCCTTCAAGGCCCTTGCGTAAAAATACTTTACTTATCTCCTGGCCGGCATCCACTGCTTCCATTAAAGGATGCAGTCCGAAAATTATTTGTTGGGAAGATTTCATTCTATTCTATATCATTAAGGCTGAATACTCGTCCGTTTCGCCAGCTTTCAATAGCCAGTGACCAGTATGTAGTTTGCGGATCCCCTCTACGCAATACATAATATTCGTCACAATACGGTAACGGTTTTCGATCGAAAGTAAAGGTAACCGGATTGGACTGTTTTCGGGTATATTCCCATGTCTCGGAATCGGATCCTTTAAAAACATTATTGGGCAAGCCATATACCATATAGACCATCCCCCTATCGGTTTTCCATCCTTCTCTTGTATCACTGAAATATTGATTGGCGTACGACATACGTGTATAAAAAACGCGTATCTGCATTCGGGCTTTATCCGTACTTCCGGTAGTTGCCAGCCAGAAATTATCCAACATTTTTTTGGGATTTTCGGCTTCACTCAATTTTCGGTATTCACTCTCCGAAGCAAGGTAATTGATGGGTTGTACCAGTATTGCAGTACGGTTTTCCCTGGGAAAAGAAGGTCCGAAATTCCGCAACAATAACCCTTCCTGATGAGTCGTATCTGTCTGTATTAAATAGATACCTTCATAGCCGAACATGAAATTAGTGTTCGGACTGTAAGACTGTTCCCATATACTGTCCGGTTTGAAGGATAAATCTGTAATAGGAGCCGGTGCCAGCGGGGAAGTCGGAATCGGCGCCTGGCTGGCTGAATATTTGATGAAAATACGATCTACCGGACGCCTCTGGTAAACGATCCTGAAAACGTCATTTATCCTGATGTTTTTTTCAAGTTTTGGTGCTCCGTTAAGCGCTGTAATTTTAAAGTTTTGTGGGGAAGTTTCAGATAATTTATTGACTGTAATGAATTCACGTACCGTATTTCGCCTGATCAGATCAGTGATCTGCACGAGCAGTAAATAGCGATGCCCTTGTTCAACCGGAATCATGATGGGAAATACAATCGTCCGTTGTTGCTTTTTTATTTCTATTGAATTGATAAAAGTCGCGCTATCGCTGACAATTTTATTATTTTCTATTTCCGTGCAATCAAATAATTGGTAATGAATTCTCAGGTCAGCTTTGGGTACCCCTTCCGCGTTTGCTTCATTTACAATTAGTTCATTTGTGTTTAGCTGGATATATAACTGGGATTCCTTTTCAGATATATGAAAGACTCCTAGTAGCGGATGTAAGGATGATGATGCGGGATTATACAGTATCGGTTTATTGATTTTAGGTGCTTGTTTATTTCTGGAAGAACCACAAGCCACTGAAAATAATATGATAAAACCTATCAAAAAACAGTGAAAAAAAGCTTTTTGCATTGTAACTGATCTCGTTTTTTTGATTTATTCCTTCACACCTGACAAAGGTAATATTTCTTTTGACAAAATCGGATAGTTGCATTTTGCGTGCAAAGCCTGATCTTATCCCACACTTCCTTCCAGACTGATTGCGAGTAGTTTTTGGGCTTCCACGGCAAACTCCATAGGCAACTGGTTGATTACTTCCCGCGCATAACCATTAACAATGAGTCCTACAGCGTCTTCCGTATTGATTCCTCTCTGGTTGCAGTAAAACAATTGGTCTTCTCCTATTTTTGAGGTGGTCGCTTCATGCTCCACTACGGAAGAAGTGTTGGCTACTTCCATGTACGGGAATGTATGGGCACCGCACTGGTCTCCCAGCAACAGCGAATCACATTGTGAAAAATTCCTGGCATTTTCAGCCCGGTCCACTACTTTTACCAGCCCCCGGTAACTATTCTGGCTACGCCCGGCTGATATTCCTTTTGAAACGATCCTGCTCCGGGTATTTTTCCCGATATGTATCATTTTGGTACCCGTGTCGGCCTGTTGCCGGTTATTGGTCAATGCAACCGAGAAAAACTCTCCGGTAGAATGGTCCCCCTGTAATATGCAACTCGGATATTTCCATGTGATGGCAGATCCCGTTTCCACTTGTGTCCAGGATAACTTAGACCGGTCTCCTTTACAAATTCCCCTTTTGGTTACAAAATTAAAAATACCACCTTTCCCGTCTTTGTCTCCCGGATACCAGTTTTGTACAGTGGAATATTTTACTTCTGCATCTTTTAATACCACAATTTCCACTACCGCAGCATGCAGTTGGTTTTCATCCCGTTGAGGTGCTGTGCAGCCTTCAAGATAAGACACATATCCTCCTTCGTCAGCAATCAGCAGGGTCCGTTCAAATTGTCCGGTATTGGCGGCATTGATCCGGAAATAGGTGGATAACTCCATCGGACAACGTACTCCTTTCGGGATGTAACAAAATGATCCGTCACTGAATACAGCCGAATTAAGGGCGGCAAAGTAATTATCTTCTGGAGGTACCACAGAACCCATATATTGTTGTACCAACTCCGGATGTTCGCGTACAGCTTCACTGAACGAACAGAAAATAATTCCATGCTTGGCCAGTTCGTCCTTAAAGGTGGTTTTTACTGAAATACTGTCCATGACTGCATCTACGGCTACTCCGGCCAATAATTTCTGTTCTTCAAGCGGAATGCCCAACTTTTCAAAAGTTTTACGAAGTTCCGGATCCACCTCGTCCATACTGTTCAATGCCGGACGTTGCTTTGGTGCAGCATAGTAAATGATATCCTGATAATTGATTTCAGGTATTTCCAAATGGGCCCATTCCGGCATTTCCATATTCAGCCAATGCCGGTAGGCTTTCAGGCGGAAATCCAACATAAATGCTGGTTCCTCTTTTTTTCGGGAAATTAAACGGATCACATCCTCATTCAACCCTTTGGGTATGGTCTCCGTTTCAATTTCGGTAACAAACCCATGCTCATATTCCCTCTGTGTGACTTTATTTAATATTTCGTCCTGTTCAGTACTCATGATTGATCGGTTTTCGGTACATTACGGATCATCCGTTCCGTATAACGAAGATGCAAAGATAAAGATTTTGGTGCAATTATTTGAAAACTGCTCTTTTATCTTTTATGACATGATCATGTTTTCAGTCGCTTTTTGGGAAAAGTCCGTGTGTTTTTACTCTTTAAAAATCCTATATTGAAGTAACAATTTTATCTTTGTTACATGAATATGATCAATCAACCACCCATCCTTCATTTCGAATCGATTGAAGCATCAGGGAATGTCACAGCATTCACGACTACCCGTTATGGCGGATATAGTTCCGGTAATTATGCTTCTTTCAACCTGAGTTATTATTCGGGTGATTTAACCGGGAATGTGGATAAGAACCGCGAGGAATTATGCCGGATAATACATATTTTACCGGATCGTTTGTTCGCCCCATATCAGGTACATGGTGACGAAATATTCATCATCGATGAATGTTTTTTGCATGAAAAAGCTGAGAGGAAGGATCCATTACTTAATGGAAAGGATGCATTGATCACATCTTTTAAAGATATATGCATTGCCGTATCTACGGCCGATTGTGTGCCGGTGTTGCTTTATGACCCCGGGAAACAAATAATTGGGGCGGTGCATGCCGGTTGGCGGGGAACATGTAAACGTATCCTACAAAAAGTGATCAGACAAATGGTAACGATATGGGAATCTGATCCATCAAAATTATATGCTGCCATTGGACCTTCCATCGGTCCGGATGCTTTTGAAGTTGGAGATGAGGTATACCGCTCTTTTGCTGAAGAAAGTTTTGATATGGAGCTGATTGCCCGGTATCATCAGAGTTCAGGGAAATATCACATCGATCTGTGGGAGGCTAACCGTTTACAACTTATATCCGAAGGAGTACAACAGGAAAAAATAGAAATTGCAGGCATATGTACCCGGCAGCATACGGACGCTTTTTTTTCGGCAAGAGAACTGGGGATATCTTCAGGCAGGATGCTTACCGGAATCTGTATGCATTCCGGGAAACAGAATTGAATAATTTATTCTGGAAAGTGGCTTATTATCGGAAGGCGTTAATCAAAATTCCACCAGACAGTTCGTTTCACAGGTTCACCGATAGTATAGGGTTCACCGATTTTTGGAACGGTTACCGGGATATTCAGCGAGTCGGCTACAGGAAGCAGCCGGTATATCGGATCGTTCCAGGAATGATAGGTTGCTGAAAACTTGGCCCAATGTACGGGAAATAGCATATCGGCCTGTAAGTCCAATGCCGCCGCAGCGGTTTGTTCCGGATAACAATGGCTGGATGGCCAGTACGGACTGTATTGACCGTTTTCCAGTAATGCCAGATCGAAAGGCCCGTATTTATTCCCAATATCTTTGAAATGGAGATTATAACCACCGTCTCCGCCAAGGAAGAGGCGATACCCGTGAATATCCAGTACATAGGACGACCAAAGTGTTTTATTTTTTTTATTACGTCTTCCGGAGAAATGTTGTGCCGGAGTGGACGTGAGTATAATATCCGGTGATATAGGAACAGTATCGGACCAGTTGACGACATATAGCTGATCTTTGTCGTACCCCCAGTAAAGCATGGTTCTGTCAACGCCCGACGGAACAACTACCTGATCGACGGATTTTCTTAATTTCCGGAGCGTTTTGTAATCCATATGGTCATAATGGTCATGTGTCAGGATCAACAGGTCTATGTCCGGCATATCTTTCAGTGAATATATATTGCTTCCGTCAAAATTCCGGTTGATGAACCATAACGGTGATCCGTACCCTGAAAAAACAGGATCGACTAAAATATTGAATCTTTTGGACTGGATGAGATATGACGAATGTCCGAACCATGTGATGGTCGGTGCGGTATATACGGTATCTTTCAGATTGGTTTTTACAGAGGGCATCTTTTGTGACAGTACCGGCTTTTTGAACCTGCTGTAGCGTTCTTTTCGGAACCTGCTTTTCGGAACAGCCTTTCTTGTAGTATCTAAAGGAGGATACAGGTTTTGAAATTTTCCGTCCAGGTAGTTGGGTAATGATTCAAATACAAGTTGTTGCTTTTTTGACGGATACCGGCCGGTAGAACGGATAGCAGAGCAGGCAACGGCTATCATTCCTCCCGTAATTAAAATGATAATAATATGTAGCCATCTTTTCATGAATTGTCAAAATAATGTTCAATAAGAAAACTTTCTTCTGAATTCGGAACAAACAATTGCTGCTGCAGTAGCTACGTTCAATGACTCGGAAGTATCTTCTCCGGCCGGATATGACGGTATTAATATGCGCTTATTTACATAAAAACCTATATCCTTACTGATCCCT
Coding sequences within:
- a CDS encoding DUF349 domain-containing protein; translated protein: MTNHPKEQSGIVDGQDNPQETNDVQMPEGQSVKEDNTDQTSTDIVPENPENDSIAPENVIASDDINIEKSSSEVEDEEPLADLPDETGNGMPENPEITDAVQDTTEAAEDISSDIPEDTSAKEEEEEEEEVQEILDNTQEKEVEVIDYSEYDREKMVERLRKLVDHGEVDAIKDEIDTIKFHFYKKLKAENDLKRKDYVENGGKEDDFVYEEDAQELILKSLLNKYREMRNVQREQLEVEKQQNLEEKLKIIEELKELTNSSDSIGDNFQSFRDLQNRWRTIGLVPQSEVKNLWETYHHYVEVFYDYIKINKELRDLDFKRNLEAKINLCEKAEALMLDDSVINAFHVLQTLHDQWREIGPVPKEMRTEIWERFKAASSQINKKHQEHFENQKELQQKNLEAKEALIEKVEEIAQRPMTTMSQWEKNSKEIIEIQKLWNTIGYTSKKDNSKLYKRFHASCDDFFNRKREFFGNEKVEQENNLQLKEDLCVQAEALKDSTEWKSATEDMINLQKKWKEIGSVPAKYRESIWKRFRSACDYFFEQKAKHFSSVDSEYENNLKAKQDLIKRIQDFAHSNDAEKNFEQLKEFQREWSEIGFVPIKYKKKIQEEYRNAVNKQFDSLKLDKKDRNLLMYKNKIENLKTTSQSRGKLDSERDKMVRKYQQLQNDLIVWENNIGFFSKSKNSEAMIANVERMIEQGRIDMKELEEKIRLIDNLDDNN
- the rlmB gene encoding 23S rRNA (guanosine(2251)-2'-O)-methyltransferase RlmB — its product is MKSSQQIIFGLHPLMEAVDAGQEISKVFLRKGLEGDQYKKLLGLLRNNSIPIQIVPVEKLNRITRKNHQGVIAFVSPIEYARIENLIPALFESGEQPFIIVCDGITDTRNIGAIARSAECAGAHAILFPVRGSALISADTVKTSAGALSHISVCRTDNLKSTLSFLKNSGLKIVAATEKGEIMYNQPDLSGPVALLLGAEDTGISPEYLQVADVLVKIPVKGKIGSLNVSAAATVLMYEIVRQNESI
- a CDS encoding GWxTD domain-containing protein; the encoded protein is MQKAFFHCFLIGFIILFSVACGSSRNKQAPKINKPILYNPASSSLHPLLGVFHISEKESQLYIQLNTNELIVNEANAEGVPKADLRIHYQLFDCTEIENNKIVSDSATFINSIEIKKQQRTIVFPIMIPVEQGHRYLLLVQITDLIRRNTVREFITVNKLSETSPQNFKITALNGAPKLEKNIRINDVFRIVYQRRPVDRIFIKYSASQAPIPTSPLAPAPITDLSFKPDSIWEQSYSPNTNFMFGYEGIYLIQTDTTHQEGLLLRNFGPSFPRENRTAILVQPINYLASESEYRKLSEAENPKKMLDNFWLATTGSTDKARMQIRVFYTRMSYANQYFSDTREGWKTDRGMVYMVYGLPNNVFKGSDSETWEYTRKQSNPVTFTFDRKPLPYCDEYYVLRRGDPQTTYWSLAIESWRNGRVFSLNDIE
- the sufB gene encoding Fe-S cluster assembly protein SufB, whose translation is MSTEQDEILNKVTQREYEHGFVTEIETETIPKGLNEDVIRLISRKKEEPAFMLDFRLKAYRHWLNMEMPEWAHLEIPEINYQDIIYYAAPKQRPALNSMDEVDPELRKTFEKLGIPLEEQKLLAGVAVDAVMDSISVKTTFKDELAKHGIIFCSFSEAVREHPELVQQYMGSVVPPEDNYFAALNSAVFSDGSFCYIPKGVRCPMELSTYFRINAANTGQFERTLLIADEGGYVSYLEGCTAPQRDENQLHAAVVEIVVLKDAEVKYSTVQNWYPGDKDGKGGIFNFVTKRGICKGDRSKLSWTQVETGSAITWKYPSCILQGDHSTGEFFSVALTNNRQQADTGTKMIHIGKNTRSRIVSKGISAGRSQNSYRGLVKVVDRAENARNFSQCDSLLLGDQCGAHTFPYMEVANTSSVVEHEATTSKIGEDQLFYCNQRGINTEDAVGLIVNGYAREVINQLPMEFAVEAQKLLAISLEGSVG
- the pgeF gene encoding peptidoglycan editing factor PgeF; amino-acid sequence: MNMINQPPILHFESIEASGNVTAFTTTRYGGYSSGNYASFNLSYYSGDLTGNVDKNREELCRIIHILPDRLFAPYQVHGDEIFIIDECFLHEKAERKDPLLNGKDALITSFKDICIAVSTADCVPVLLYDPGKQIIGAVHAGWRGTCKRILQKVIRQMVTIWESDPSKLYAAIGPSIGPDAFEVGDEVYRSFAEESFDMELIARYHQSSGKYHIDLWEANRLQLISEGVQQEKIEIAGICTRQHTDAFFSARELGISSGRMLTGICMHSGKQN
- a CDS encoding MBL fold metallo-hydrolase codes for the protein MKRWLHIIIILITGGMIAVACSAIRSTGRYPSKKQQLVFESLPNYLDGKFQNLYPPLDTTRKAVPKSRFRKERYSRFKKPVLSQKMPSVKTNLKDTVYTAPTITWFGHSSYLIQSKRFNILVDPVFSGYGSPLWFINRNFDGSNIYSLKDMPDIDLLILTHDHYDHMDYKTLRKLRKSVDQVVVPSGVDRTMLYWGYDKDQLYVVNWSDTVPISPDIILTSTPAQHFSGRRNKKNKTLWSSYVLDIHGYRLFLGGDGGYNLHFKDIGNKYGPFDLALLENGQYSPYWPSSHCYPEQTAAAALDLQADMLFPVHWAKFSATYHSWNDPIYRLLPVADSLNIPVTVPKIGEPYTIGEPVKRTVWWNFD